A window from bacterium encodes these proteins:
- a CDS encoding beta-lactamase family protein has protein sequence MLSLEIRNDAQARVQSLLDRLTESGAERGLQVAAYLNGELVIDATSGVADAATGREVTPDTLFLAFSASKGVTATAIHLMVEEAGLSYDDRIAKFWPQFAANGKGDVTLRQVLSHSAGIPQMPGWITPESLGDWDRICEAIASYAPLWTPGTQSGYHAMTFGWILGEVLRRVDGRLLGHFVQEEIAAPLGLERLYFGVPAERDGEVAILESGPIRKKAMSVDALILKAIPIAVTPSPKVYNRPDVRQASIPAAGGVMTARALAKMYASLIGEVDGVRLFTPERMAAATALQFDALDPVLDETIPKALGYFLGTSGSPMSERRRAFGHPGAGGSIGFADPETGFAFALLKNRLIWESHTSPQTALQVAQEARAALGLA, from the coding sequence ATGCTCTCGCTGGAAATTCGAAACGACGCACAGGCACGGGTCCAGAGCCTACTCGATCGCCTGACCGAGAGCGGCGCGGAGCGCGGGTTGCAGGTGGCGGCCTACCTGAACGGCGAGCTCGTGATCGATGCCACCTCGGGCGTGGCGGATGCCGCTACCGGCCGCGAAGTCACCCCGGACACCCTGTTTCTGGCGTTCTCGGCGAGCAAGGGCGTCACCGCCACGGCGATCCACCTCATGGTGGAGGAGGCCGGCCTCTCGTACGATGACCGCATCGCGAAGTTCTGGCCGCAGTTCGCCGCCAACGGCAAGGGGGACGTGACCCTGCGACAGGTCCTCTCGCACTCGGCGGGCATCCCCCAGATGCCGGGCTGGATCACCCCCGAGAGCCTGGGCGACTGGGACCGGATCTGCGAGGCGATCGCCTCCTACGCGCCGCTCTGGACGCCGGGGACTCAGTCGGGCTACCACGCCATGACCTTCGGCTGGATTCTCGGCGAGGTGCTGCGCCGCGTGGACGGTCGCCTTCTCGGGCATTTCGTCCAAGAGGAAATCGCCGCCCCTCTGGGCCTCGAGCGCCTGTACTTCGGAGTACCCGCCGAGCGTGACGGCGAGGTCGCCATCCTTGAGAGCGGTCCCATCCGCAAGAAGGCCATGTCGGTGGACGCCCTGATCCTCAAGGCAATTCCCATCGCGGTGACTCCGTCGCCCAAGGTCTACAACCGCCCGGACGTTCGTCAGGCCTCGATCCCGGCTGCAGGCGGCGTCATGACGGCGCGGGCCCTGGCCAAGATGTACGCGTCCTTGATCGGCGAGGTGGATGGCGTGCGCCTGTTCACCCCCGAGCGCATGGCGGCGGCCACCGCGCTCCAGTTCGACGCCCTTGACCCGGTGCTGGACGAGACCATCCCCAAGGCGCTCGGCTACTTCCTCGGCACCTCGGGCTCACCGATGAGCGAGCGGCGGCGGGCCTTCGGGCATCCGGGTGCCGGGGGCAGCATCGGCTTCGCGGATCCCGAGACCGGCTTCGCCTTCGCCCTCTTGAAGAACCGGCTCATCTGGGAAAGCCACACCAGCCCCCAGACGGCACTGCAAGTGGCCCAAGAGGCGCGCGCAGCTCTGGGGCTCGCCTAG
- a CDS encoding cupin domain-containing protein: MAMMNLTKINASRSEHGAQGQALLAKGNTVAMRLWQDEQPGLDKPMSRRDYETVGYVLKGKAELHIEEQMLVLEPGDSWVVPRGAAHTYKILETFSAIEATSPPATQ; encoded by the coding sequence ATGGCGATGATGAACCTCACGAAAATCAATGCTTCGCGCTCAGAGCACGGCGCTCAGGGCCAGGCCCTGCTCGCAAAGGGCAACACGGTCGCCATGCGCCTCTGGCAGGACGAGCAGCCCGGCCTGGACAAGCCCATGAGCCGTCGCGACTACGAAACGGTCGGCTACGTCCTCAAGGGCAAGGCCGAGTTGCACATCGAAGAGCAGATGCTCGTGCTCGAACCGGGTGACTCCTGGGTCGTGCCCCGCGGCGCGGCGCACACCTACAAGATCCTCGAGACCTTCTCGGCCATCGAGGCCACCTCGCCGCCCGCCACCCAATGA